A single genomic interval of Helianthus annuus cultivar XRQ/B chromosome 6, HanXRQr2.0-SUNRISE, whole genome shotgun sequence harbors:
- the LOC110863901 gene encoding uncharacterized protein LOC110863901 codes for MQIQRSSSPALHLDSVQVSDADPVVFITGTSSGLRSSFRRSENMSGKVVFITIASSGLRSSFRRSENMSGKVDSSSGLEELMAYEHAKRGAYDLKLMLLVALEWL; via the exons ATGCAGATCCAGCGGTCTTCATCACCGGCGCTTCATCTGGACTCCGTTCAAGTTTCCGACGCAGATCCGGTGGTCTTCATAACCGGCACTTCATCTGGGCTCCGTTCAAGTTTCCGACGCAGCGAAAACATGTCCGGAAAGGTGGTATTCATCACCATCGCTTCATCTGGGCTCCGTTCAAGTTTCCGACGCAGCGAAAACATGTCCGGAAAGGTGGACAGTTCATctggacttgaagag CTCATGGCATATGAACATGCCAAAAGAGGGGCGTATGATTTGAAATTGATGCTTCTGGTAGCTCTTGAGTGGTTGTGA
- the LOC110944598 gene encoding 60S ribosomal protein L12 — HTILVQKKQQKTGKAKVSVVPSAAALVIKALKEPERARKKVKNIKHSGNISLDDVIETAKIMRARSMAKELQGTVKEILGTCVSVGCTVDGKDLKDLQQEIADGDVEIPQD; from the coding sequence CATACAATTTTGGTGCAAAAGAAACAACAAAAGACTGGAAAGGCGAAGGTGTCGGTGGTGCCATCAGCGGCTGCGTTGGTGATCAAGGCGTTGAAGGAGCCGGAACGGGCCCGGAAGAAGGTGAAGAACATTAAGCATAGTGGGAACATATCGCTTGATGATGTTATTGAGACAGCGAAGATTATGCGAGCGAGGTCTATGGCTAAGGAGTTGCAGGGGACTGTGAAGGAGATATTGGGTACTTGTGTTTCCGTTGGGTGTACGGTTGATGGGAAAGACCTAAAGGATTTGCAGCAGGAGATTGCGGATGGTGATGTTGAGATTCCTCAAGATTAG